The proteins below come from a single Benincasa hispida cultivar B227 chromosome 4, ASM972705v1, whole genome shotgun sequence genomic window:
- the LOC120075848 gene encoding endoplasmic reticulum-Golgi intermediate compartment protein 3-like produces MDNIISKLRNLDAYPKINEDFYSRTLSGGVITLASSIVMLLLFISELRLYLHAVTETKLVVDTSRGETLRINFDVTFPALPCSLLSLDAMDISGEQHLDVKHDIIKKRLDSHGNAIEARPDGIGAPKIEKPLQRHGGRLEHNETYCGSCYGAESADDDCCNSCEEVREAYRKKGWALSNPDLIDQCKREGFLQRIKDEDGEGCNIYGFLEVNKVAGNFHFAPGKSFQQSNVHVHDILAFQKDSFNISHKINRLAFGEYFPGVVNPLDNVQWKQETPSATYQYFIKVVPTVYKDVSGNTIQSNQFSVTEHVRTAEVGQLQSIPAVFFFYDLSPIKVTFTEEHVSFLHFLTNVCAIVGGVFTVSGILDSFIYHGQKVIKKKMELGKFS; encoded by the exons ATGGATAATATAATCAGTAAACTTCGGAATTTGGATGCTTACCCTAAAATTAATGAGGATTTCTACAGCCGGACGCTCTCCGGTGGCGTTATCACGCTTGCGTCTTCCATTGTCATGCTCTTGCTATTCATTTCCGAGCTAC GGTTGTATCTCCATGCTGTAACAGAAACAAAGCTCGTAGTTGATACATCAAGAGGAGAAACCCTACGTATCAAT TTCGATGTTACGTTTCCTGCCCTTCCTTGTTCTTTATTAAGTCTTGATGCAATGGACATCAGTGGAGAGCAACACCTAGATGTG AAACATGACATAATCAAAAAAAGGCTGGACTCTCATGGCAACGCTATCGAAGCTAGACCAGATGGGATTGGTGCTCCTAAG ATTGAAAAGCCCTTACAGAGACATGGTGGCAGGCTTGAGCATAACGAGACATATTGTGGTTCCTGCTATGGAGCTGAATCA GCAGACGATGATTGTTGCAATTCATGTGAGGAAGTTCGTGAGGCTTATCGAAAGAAAGGTTGGGCTTTGTCAAACCCAGATTTGATTGACCAG TGCAAAAGAGAAGGGTTTCTTCAAAGGATCAAAGATGAGGATGGTGAAGGATGCAATATATATGGATTTTTGGAGGTTAATAAGGTTGCCGGAAATTTCCATTTTGCACCTGGGAAAAGTTTTCAACAGTCAAATGTTCATGTTCACGATATCTTGGCTTTCCAAAAGGACAGCTTCAAT ATAAGTCACAAGATTAACAGATTAGCTTTCGGAGAATATTTCCCTGGCGTAGTGAATCCTTTGGATAA CGTGCAATGGAAACAAGAAACACCAAGTGCAACATACCAATATTTTATCAAG GTTGTACCTACTGTCTACAAGGACGTTAGTGGGAATACCATCCAGTCAAACCAG TTCTCTGTCACAGAACATGTAAGGACTGCAGAAGTTGGACAACTTCAGTCAATTCCTGcagttttcttcttctatgaCCTTTCTCCTATCAAG GTCACATTCACCGAGGAGCATGTGTCATTCCTCCACTTCTTGACAAATGTATGCGCTATAGTTGGAG GTGTCTTCACCGTCTCAGGAATATTAGATTCATTCATATATCATGGTCAGAAGGTGATCAAGAAGAAGATGGAGCTTGGTAAGTTCAGCTGA